The genomic region TCTTTGCATTacgtttttatttgcattttatacgtcgtgacattttttttatttaagtttgGGTTttattaaagaataaaaaaggcaggcaagtaaaacaaaatcaggcaacAGATGAAAGATTAAAAAGTGTCAAGaaggcagagaaagagaaaatttaCAAGGAAGTCATTTATCTCCAACCACCTCTCTGATAAGAAGTATGTGTACAACACATCAGTGTAAATGGTTAGCACAGGTTAAAGTAAGTAACTCTAGACTTTCACCCcaaagtagtttaaaaaacTTGGAAGTTATACTTTTGCATGCTCTCATTTGTTTATAACAAGCCTTGTGATTAAAGGGTGAACCTTTGCAAAGATGTTTCTCAAAAATGAAACAACTGAAAGGAGCCTTCAGCAGGAAGTGTTGTGGCAGCAATGCTGCAGATGCTGGTGAATGATTCAGGACTTTATAAAAACGAACACATTATATGATGTGTTTACTTTTCAAAAGTAAATTTCGTATTTCTTTATGTATGAGTCAATAAAAAAACACTCGTGGATGATTAGAATCAGCAACAGTGCACACTACGTGGGTACAAGTTTCTGCCTCTTTGCAGCAAGAGAGCTCGATTTTATCAAGCTAGCAACTGGATATATATACTTAATAATAATGTCACAGTATTAAGCATTAGTAAGGTATTAGTAAGTgtttaattcatcatttatacATCATTACCCAGTAtgtcatttataaatacagatatGTTTATCTCTCTGTTACTGTTACACCCTGTATGACTATATTTTAATCATAATCGTCGTCATCACCGTATTCCCACTTtgaatatgtattttattttatttattacctTCCTTTATCTTCCCCATGCCTCTGCCTTGTCTCCACCCTTCCCCTAACATTTTTCCATCTACCCCAGCCTTCATCCATCCCATCTCTTTACCTCTTATCTGTCCACCTCCTCATAAcccctgttttttctttattgcccCCACCCTCTTTATTACCTTTCTACCTTTCCTGTGTCACTGTCAGACCCTTTCTTTTCCCGTTTACTCCCAACTGCCTCTTCTTTAAGTGCGGAGAAACACTGAAGCTCCACAGAACTGACCACCTCCAACAGTGCAGCTCAGTGTGTCAAAACCCTGAACACAAACTTTACACTAATCCGAAACTCTTTCGTTGTTACagataatgataaaaatgtataaGAAGGGAAGCCATAGAGCCTGGGGATTTTACATCCAGAAATGTTGTGTAAAACCAGACAcgttataattaaaaaatactgaAGAAGAAGATATGATAGGGAGTCTGTACGCACAATGCCAGGACGATCAAACCAGTTTAGATGGATGAAAAAAATTTAATCATTACTTgttatacttttttctttttcttgataAGAAAAGCGGGGATCCAGAGCAGAGATTTAAATCAGTTTGATCTTATGTTTGTAGGAGCAGTGAAACTTCTGTCAGTGTGAAAATGTTAACAACACATTTATTCCTGCATTTATcctaatataagaaaaagaagtgctaTTTGAACAATATGTCTTTTTTGCACACGATAAACAAATGATGCTATCAGCATGGCTCTCTgggcttaaattgtaagaaattaCTCAATTACAGAaagttctggtagctcattgGCCAGGTGGCGCTGtaattattaaacacaaagtttttGCTAATTTTCAGAAGCATccacttttaaaataaagaaataattataaatatatataaatatttctaTAGTAGATGgtccaaaaaatgttttttccccatctttttcttaattactttggtgtagtttGAATGGCCATGGTGGTGTTTGTCAGTAGAAAAAGCTGTTAAACTTATGAAAGTACAGTTAGAAGTCCAAACTGCCTCccatcacattttccaaagacaTCCAGTGGGCCATACTGGAGTTTGTGGTGGGCCTATTCTGGCCCTTGGGCCCTATGTTTGACACCCCAAGCTAGGGAATCAGCTTGTTTTATATTTCGACTCACTGATAAAGAGTAATGCCTGATTTACACTTCTGCTGCAATTCTAAGTCATAACTTATGAAGTAAGCACAAACTCCTTTTAACGCTCCCCGATAAACTTCCATGTAACCGGATGTGCACCTCCCAGGATATGTAACATGTAGCCCGCAATGACCTGAAAGCTGTAGGAGGTTGCAGCGTTAGGGTTAAATGGGGTTTCCGGTTACGTCGTCGAAGTTAAGACGAAGATTTCCCGCAGAAGTCTAAAAAATCAATCAATGTTATGAACAATCGTATGAGAAACAGAGGTCCTTAAATGCCTCCCCAAACAGAGAAGTCTTTGAAGTCTTTGAATGCAACGTTTGTGTGGCGCACTGAACTCTGGGTCTTGGAGTTTTGTGTAGGCATGCATCATTCTGAGCCCCGCACCGCGATAATGGAGAACGACATTTCCCATGTTGCGTTTATCTCCTTTGACAAACCACGCCCCTTCATCTAAGACATGCCTGATATCACGTAGGTGAAACTTCTGACACAGTTTTAAGTTGGTGGTGAGAACACAGTGACAGGCCGGACACACGGACAGAGAATCGTGTCTTGTCCACAGATGGCCACCATCGTCTTTTACTCGGTGAACAAAACGGCTCACAGCGCCGCGAGACGATGTTTAACTTCTCCGTTAAAGAGGCTCGCTAGTGCCGGAGAGTCCGTTTCGCGGCTAGCCTCCACTCACAGTCGGTCAGTGCCTTTGCTTCCGGGAACGAGATGGTTTTCGAGGGGTACCGGCGTGAGGTTCATGTCCCATGGGACCGCAGGCTGGTCCGGGAATACCAGGAGGGGAGCCCTGGCGCTCAGCGGAGCCGCAGCAGTAACAGCGGCGGCGGCCGTAGCGGGGTTTCTAGCTAACACTGACCACTTCCAGCGCGCAGAGATGGCAACGAGGGTCCCCCGAGCCGCAAAGGAGACGGGGGAAGAAGCGGACATTCCTCAGAGGTGCCGGGGCTTCATGTCTCCGCCGGTGACTGACATTAGTGTGCTGCAGGGGAACAAGGACGAGATGCGTACGAAGATGGAGATGCTGATCATGGAGACTCAGGCCGACTTCTGCAAAGCCCTGGAGAAAGTGGACGGTGGGACGTTCAGGGTTGACCGGTGGAAGAGGAAGGAAGGTGAGGCGCTTCTGCCTGACATAAAATATCCACGTACAGCGTAACAGAGTGTAACATGATTATATTTGCTTAAAGAAGAACCAAAAGTAAACAGACTGTGTCTGTGTCAGGTGGTGGAGGCATCAGCTGTGTGATGCAGGACGGAAAGGTGTTTGAGAAGGCGGGTGTTAATGTGTCGGTGGTGTTTGGGAACCTGACAGAGGAGGCGGCGAAGCAgatgaggagcagaggaaaggtCCTCAAAGGGAAAGATGGTGAGTTTTGACTACTGCGATTTGTGTTCTTGAACACAGCGGTTTAAACTTTAATATTGGTATCTTTATTTTTCCCAGGTAAACTGCCATTTGTTGCCATGGGAGTAAGCTCCGTTATTCACCCCAAAAACCCCCATATTCCCACTGTGCACTTCAACTACAGATACTTTGAGATTGAGGAGGAAGATGGTAAGCATTAGGCCCTTCATCACATCAGCAGTTGGCTCTCAGTGTCAGTGACACAGCTGAGTGTGGAGTGAATGATAACCCTTGTTTCCTTCTTCCTTGTTCTAGGCACTAAGCAGTGGTGGTTCGGTGGAGGCACAGACCTGACCCCGGTGTATATAGATAAGGAGGATGCCTTTCATTTCCACAAAACCCTGAAGGAGGCCTGTGACAAGCACCACCCACAGCACTACCCCGACTTTAAGAAATGGTACGGTTTGGTTAGCCCCACGCTCGTCCCCTGCACTTGCACGTGCGTCCTTCAGCACGTACGCTGTGTGTGGATTTGCACTGGGTGTATCCCCACTGTGGAGTTATGATAAGAGGAAGTCTTTGCCTAAAATCTGCAGTTGCAGAAAAACCGTTGAAGCAAGACGTTAGTCAGGGATTGACTTCAGTGGGAAATGATGGGTGTGGTTTATCTGATGTTTGCTGTATGAggtaaagttttacatttaagGAATAATGTGATGTTTTCATAAATATGCCTTTCCTGTTACAGAGACGATTGGCACCCCTCTCATCCACTAAATGTAGCACAGTTTACTGTCTCTACAGACATGCTTTCAGTCGACTTGCTGTTAATTCATTTAGAGCCCATTTGGAGCTTTGATACCTATACTGacgtttgatgatttaaaagtCTGATATATTGGccgatatttttctttttctctcaggaaaaatggaaacataaacacaattcatatttatttttaatcctcACTAAGATATTACTGCTGTTTTGTTGAATCTGctgagttggtgtgtttgtggtggTCCAAGCAACAGAGAAGTTGCAGAgctccctctggtggacaaactggAACATCACTGCTCATAACGTGGTTGAGaggacattttctctttttttttaaacgttttattttactttctaaATTTTCATTACTCGGTCATTATAAATACTGATATCAACATACAGGCAAATCTGTCTTTCAGACTTCATTTGTCGTATGTCATATATTTGGATATTTATTTGGCCCTGCTTCTGTCTCAGTATATGTTACTGCATGTTGCCCAGGTGTGACAGGTACTTCTACGTCCGCCACAGAGGAGAGACCCGCGGTATAGGAGGAATCTTCTTTGACGACCTGGACTCCCCGAATCAGGAGGAAGTGTTCAGCTTCGTCAAGAGCTGCGCCCGCACGGTGGTGCCCTGCTATCTGCCCATCGTGTACAAACATCTCAATGACTCTTTTTCTGATGAGGAGAAGGACTGGCAGCAGGTTCGACGAGGCCGGTGAGTAGCACCAAACGGTAAATAAGAGAGAACCCATCTGATCAGTTTTGATTTTCAGATCTTTGTGGAAGTCTACAAACAAGACTTCTGAGGTCTTCAACAAAGAGCTGTTCGTGCTCGTCTTGGATTTGcacaaataataaaattcaCACATCAACACAGTGGCCTTAAACACACAAGTCTTTGTATCATAGAGGAGTCGAAGAAGACTAAAGGGACCGTTTTGAAGTCAGAGTGAGCGTCCTGACACGCAGAAATGTTGCAGAAGAACCTGCAGTGAGCACGTCATGCAAGGAAACGCAGACGTCCCAGAGGTGATGCTGTGCTTTGCAGAGGAAGAAGCTACAGGTCGGATCGACACAAAGCTTTAGTTACAGTTACTGCTGCAGGAGGGATCCACACTAGACACCGAACAAAGCTTCACTTATTTTTGCACCTTTGCTCATTTTCTACAACAAGTAAACATCAAAgtttgatattatttttattcagattttcctttAAGAATATTTGAgctcaaataaacacaaaattatAAAGGGTTCACAGACCAGCTGATCCAAGTCAGTCCGTCCTGTTTTTCAGGCCACACACTTGCAGTGACTGCCAGTCTCAGGTTTAGTCTTCCTTCACTTGTGTGATTGAGCTACTTAATGACTGCAGTGTGGTCTGAAGCTGGAGTGGATCCTGGCAGGGAGTCGCTAACAACACAGAGACTGACTTAAAGGGCGAGTTTGAGAGGGAAGTACATAGCAAGCTGGAAACCAGTAGAGTGATTAGACTGTTCAGATTAGCTCAGTGTGGTATGTGTTGGCACATAcagaaagcacctcacaaaacttgtgacATGACGTAATTCAGCTCATAACTTTCGCACGTCGGGgcagtatgcgtcacgtgacagagcggctgtggcgtgcgaGGCCTGTCGGCAGTCTGGTTCAGCAATTTGCTGGCCTCGCtaccaacccggcatttcatctccgaggaagttatcccagagaagtaaagcaaaggggcggatctagcaaagtttagccaggggggccgatagggcatgaacagggaaaagggggcacaaagacatacttttctttcttattctcatttaaaatgtcgagcttttaataaaaaaattatctgaatcttacacccaaagttttaatctgatgtatagaagtccattactgtatatacactcaacaaaaatataaacgcaacacctttgttactgctcccattccccatgggatggacgtagagacctaaaattcattccagatacacaatataaccatccctcccaaacagtggtcacaaatcagtccaaatgtgtggtagtgggcacatctgctatattgagataatccatcccacctcacaggtgtgccacatcaggatgctgatctgacatcatgagtagtgcacaggtgtacctcagactgcccacaacaaaaggccaccctggaatgtgcagttttgtctcacagcaaaatgccacagatgccacaagcaatgaggacGCATGCAATTGGcgtgctgacagcaggaatgtcaacctgatctgtcgcccgtgcattgaatgtttcatttctcaaccataagccgtctccacaggcgtttcagagaatatggcagcacatccaaccggcctcacaaccgcagacctcgtgtaaccacaccagcccaggacctccacatccagcaggttcacctccaagatcgtctgagaccagccacccagacagctgctggaacaattggtttgccacaaccaaacaatttctgcacaaactgtcagaaaccgttctcagggacgctcaactgcatgcccgtcgtcctcatcggggtcttgacctgactccagctcgtcgccataacagacttgtgtgggcaaatgctcacattcgatggcgtctgggcacgttggagaggtgtgcgcttcacggatgaatcatggttcacattgttcagggcagatggcagctgagaatgtcccagttcttgcatggccggcatactcaccggacatgtcacccattgagcatgttcgggatgtgcttgaccggcgtatacgacagcgtgtaccagttcccacgaatatccaacaacctcgcacagccattgaagtggagtggaccaacattccacaggccacaattgacaatctgatagactccatgcgacgatgtgttgcactgcatgaggcaaatggtggtcacaccagatactgaccggttctgggtccccagacccccaatagcgcaaaaaactgcacattccagggtggccttttgttgtgggcagtctgaggtacacctgtgcactactcatgatgtcagatcagcatcctgatgtggcacacctgtgaggtgggatggattatctcaatatagcagatgtgcccactaccacacatttggactgatttgtgaccactgtttgggagggatggttatattgtgtatctggaatgaattttaggtctctacgtccatcccatggggaatgggagcagtaacaaaggtgttgcgttatatttttgttgagtgtagtaactgttaagtctaatataccctagtaagctatagtactttttcctttgggaaggtaccatctgtgcagtctgcaaatCTGTTTGAAGGAAGATGTTGAAtctgtttaatatttcttgaaaaataattgatttctgtgaattttcttttacacacatgaaaatgaaagttgattacgtcgattaagcatcacgaagcggagggtgggggtggttccctagttatttattttttgtggggCGTTttcaaccctattagttaggttgcttaatatttctgctaagtactcttttaaaataccagaaatagggaggatggagcaggtttacgtttattagattgatcagtgttgctgaaacTATGAAATAGTTTTTACACACAGGTTCAACAGAAcagctttagtgtttgtttttttaaacttgagtatgaacttgtacaaaatgcagcaagatattaataaaacagTCCGTACTGATTAAAAcactatcggattcatatcggtatcagcagatatccaaatttatgatatcggtatcggacattaaaaagtggtatcgtgccatctctaccaCAAACCTGTCAcagtaacaaagaaaacaaaatgaataaatacgcATTACAATATTATTCCTGTGAAAGTAAACCCAGAGCATGGGCTGCCTTGGTTTGTTCTATGTGTTTTCATACAGCACCTGATCACCTTAAACAATGAACAGGAAGTTTTGAGCCTACAGTGAGGATGTGTTGCTCTGCAGGTATGTGGAGTTTAACCTGGTGTACGACAGGGGAGTGAAGTTTGGCCTGGCCACGCCCGGCTCAAGAATCGAGAGCATCCTCATGTCCCTCCCACTCACCGCAAGGTAAGCTGCTGCCTCTTCAAAGCACTGTTTTGCACCTCGCTTGTGTCAACAGCAGGCTGCCCGCGTCGCGTGGGTAACAGAATCACTCGTCATCCTCAGGTGGGAGTACATGCACGAGCCTGCCAAAGGCACCCGGGAGGCTGAGATGCTGGATGCGTTACGAAACCCCAAAGACTGGGTGTGAC from Astatotilapia calliptera chromosome 23, fAstCal1.2, whole genome shotgun sequence harbors:
- the cpox gene encoding oxygen-dependent coproporphyrinogen-III oxidase, mitochondrial encodes the protein MATIVFYSVNKTAHSAARRCLTSPLKRLASAGESVSRLASTHSRSVPLLPGTRWFSRGTGVRFMSHGTAGWSGNTRRGALALSGAAAVTAAAAVAGFLANTDHFQRAEMATRVPRAAKETGEEADIPQRCRGFMSPPVTDISVLQGNKDEMRTKMEMLIMETQADFCKALEKVDGGTFRVDRWKRKEGGGGISCVMQDGKVFEKAGVNVSVVFGNLTEEAAKQMRSRGKVLKGKDGKLPFVAMGVSSVIHPKNPHIPTVHFNYRYFEIEEEDGTKQWWFGGGTDLTPVYIDKEDAFHFHKTLKEACDKHHPQHYPDFKKWCDRYFYVRHRGETRGIGGIFFDDLDSPNQEEVFSFVKSCARTVVPCYLPIVYKHLNDSFSDEEKDWQQVRRGRYVEFNLVYDRGVKFGLATPGSRIESILMSLPLTARWEYMHEPAKGTREAEMLDALRNPKDWV